A genomic window from Yoonia rosea includes:
- a CDS encoding ABC transporter permease, with amino-acid sequence MTGWRAGMAATCLILLLWQTVIWTTGVARFILPPPALVGQTIWESRALLAEHALITIAEVLIGLVLGAALGFVSAIGLVASPTARTLVRPILLFSQAVPVFALAPILTLWLGFGLWSKITMALIIIYFPVTSSFFDALMRTNRDWIGLAKVMGASPARIMWHIRVPAALPGFASGLRLAAVYAPIGAIIGEWVGASKGLGYLMLLANGRAKTDLMFAALIVLAVLTILLHTAVNKLCEKTLDRPEGS; translated from the coding sequence CACAGGTGTCGCCCGGTTCATCCTGCCGCCCCCTGCACTGGTGGGGCAAACAATTTGGGAAAGCCGCGCACTTTTGGCAGAGCATGCGTTGATCACGATCGCCGAAGTGCTTATCGGCCTCGTGCTGGGCGCCGCACTCGGGTTCGTGTCGGCCATCGGGCTGGTCGCATCGCCGACCGCGCGTACACTGGTGCGACCCATTCTGCTGTTCAGCCAAGCGGTGCCGGTGTTTGCACTGGCACCTATCCTGACCCTGTGGCTGGGCTTCGGCCTCTGGTCCAAGATCACGATGGCTCTGATCATCATCTATTTCCCTGTGACATCATCGTTTTTTGACGCCCTGATGCGTACAAACCGCGACTGGATCGGCTTGGCCAAGGTGATGGGCGCAAGTCCCGCCCGCATTATGTGGCATATCCGGGTGCCCGCTGCCCTGCCGGGCTTTGCTTCCGGGCTGCGCTTGGCCGCGGTTTATGCGCCCATCGGTGCGATCATCGGCGAATGGGTTGGGGCGTCAAAAGGCCTTGGATATCTCATGCTTTTGGCCAATGGGCGCGCAAAAACCGATCTGATGTTTGCCGCCCTAATTGTGCTCGCTGTCCTGACGATCCTGCTGCACACTGCTGTGAATAAGTTGTGCGAAAAGACACTGGATCGGCCAGAAGGATCTTGA